The genomic interval GATTGACTCGAAGTTTCAGCGCAAGGGCATCGGCCGCAGGGCGATGGAGAACTTGGAGGCGGAGGCCAAGCGCATGGGGGCGCACACGCTCGAGGTGTTTATCCAGGACGTGAATCCGAAGAGCCTCGCGTTCGCCAAGCAGTTGGGCTTCCGCGAAGTGGCGCGCGTGGAGCCGAGGACCCTCGTGTTGTGGAAGGTCATCTCTTCGGGACCTGTCCTTCCGCCCGTGGCCATGCCGTTCTGAATCCGACGATACCCAGCCTCGCTTGGACAGGTGGGTTGCATCGCCGCCGCGTGTGCGCGTATGCTAAAAGCGTATTGGAGGGATGGAACATGATGAGCGACGTGACCTCCACAGAAGCGCGCATTCGCGAAGCGATTGAGTCCATTCGCGAAGCCATCCAGCAGGATGGCGGCGATGTGGAATTTGTGTCGTACGACGACTTGTCGAAGACCGTCTACGTCTCGCTTCAGGGCGCCTGCGTGGGTTGCCCGGCGAGCGTCATGACGTTGAAGATGGGGATTGAGCGCGCGGTCAAGAAGGTAGCACCGGATGTGGAGTACGTCGAAGCCGTCTGAGACCGCGCATGGCCCGGATGGGCGCCGCCCTGTCGAGGGCGGTTTTTTTGTACCGTAGACAGATGGGATACAATGGATGGAGTGAGGGTTCGGCATGGACGTGCGCGTGAACCCGGGGGGGATTTTCATCTCGCTGCCGAAGCCACCTCGGCCGATGCCTTGCGCGGAGTGGCTCTCCCAGGCGCTCCATGTCCCGCAGGCGCACGTCCGGCATCTGCTTCGGCATGGGGCCGTCCGCGTGCGGGGCAACACGCCGAGCCATCTCGAGATCTGGGATCGACCCACCCAGGTGTGGATCGACGAGGATCTGCGGCCCGTCGACCTGGCGTCCGCATCGCTGCCGCCGGTTCGCGTGCTGTACAACGATCCAAGTCTTTTGGTCGTGGACAAGCCCGAGAATCTGTTGGTCCACAGGGACGGGAGCGACGCGCCGACGCTCGACGCGTGCGTGCAGCGCCTCCTGAACGAAGAAGGGGCGGGACGCGCGTATCACGTGCACCGGCTGGACCGCGGCACCACGGGTTGCGTGCTCTACGCCAAGCATGGACTCATGCTTCGCGCGATGGACGCGGAGCTTGCCGCCGGGCGGGTGCGGCGCACGTATCTCGCCATCGCGAGCGGGACTCGCATTCGGCCAGGGGTGATGTCCGCGCCCATTGGGCGAGATCGCCACGTGTCGGGCCGATACCGGGTGTCGCGGACGGGCAAGGTCGCGCGCACCCATGTGGAAGTGTTGGACGAGGCGGACCAAGGCGGGGCGCGGTGGACGCTCGTCCGGCTTCGCCTGGAGACGGGGCGCAGACATCAGATTCGCGTTCACCTGTCGGCGATGGGGGCGCCCGTGGTCGGCGATACACTGTACGGCGGGACGCCGCATCCGGCGCTTGCGCCGGGGCAAATCGCGCTGCACGCCGCGCGGCTCCAGTTTTGCCACCCATACGCGGGCGAGGACGTGGAGGTGCGCGCGCCCCTGCCGCGCGCATGGGAGAAGCTCGCCGCCGACGTGGGCCTATCGCTCGACTGCCTCAAAAGGGAGTGACGTTGTGCGATCCCGCTTTCAACAGGCCCAGGCATTCGCGCGCAAGCTCGGCGCGAATTGCATGGTGCACGATATCACGTCGCTCGCGGCCCAGATCGCGTTCTATGCGATGTTCTCGCTTCTGCCGCTCCTCATTCTCGTGATGTACGGGGCGAGCCTCGTGG from Alicyclobacillus acidocaldarius subsp. acidocaldarius DSM 446 carries:
- a CDS encoding NifU family protein, with protein sequence MMSDVTSTEARIREAIESIREAIQQDGGDVEFVSYDDLSKTVYVSLQGACVGCPASVMTLKMGIERAVKKVAPDVEYVEAV
- a CDS encoding RluA family pseudouridine synthase, with translation MDVRVNPGGIFISLPKPPRPMPCAEWLSQALHVPQAHVRHLLRHGAVRVRGNTPSHLEIWDRPTQVWIDEDLRPVDLASASLPPVRVLYNDPSLLVVDKPENLLVHRDGSDAPTLDACVQRLLNEEGAGRAYHVHRLDRGTTGCVLYAKHGLMLRAMDAELAAGRVRRTYLAIASGTRIRPGVMSAPIGRDRHVSGRYRVSRTGKVARTHVEVLDEADQGGARWTLVRLRLETGRRHQIRVHLSAMGAPVVGDTLYGGTPHPALAPGQIALHAARLQFCHPYAGEDVEVRAPLPRAWEKLAADVGLSLDCLKRE